The proteins below are encoded in one region of Clostridium pasteurianum DSM 525 = ATCC 6013:
- a CDS encoding transglycosylase SLT domain-containing protein, with protein sequence MSKKGGGVVADNNSVGKISLDLEVTSDLGKQIEQVASKIGNQLESALKNIGSVDIGKSITNSIESSMKAMQKIIEKNISEAIEKGLANQKKIKVPVEFDMPKNFSMPKQNFKVSTAQPRAPPMPKINTGVNMEALKAQIANLGKSLDITNAKIEQQQAKLASLKESYNMAFDGARKNKLLEQILKTETSINKLIGQSDKMGFKLADLDKQFDILGSAAKNAGSGMSEAATKMIGMSSAASKADKHMHNMSNSTKDMHSNMNNAYGGISMFISSMFTWGLIFPMVIGGITSLGKFIGSTLMVNAQFANSLNQIKSNLYTAFMPIYEAILPALNSLMSALATATAYLASFISQLFGTTYEASFQSAKAMQNQIGAMNIADKQAQKAANSLGGVGKSAKKSADQTKKAAKEVTGALAGFDEINKLSLGNNKTDTPDTPKETTPPGSGVITPITPMANMAPIEATTSKWADKFKDILANIWKPFQNAWAREGQNTINAAKHALNGILALLGAIGKSFYTVWTNGTGETTLVYMLKILQDILNIVGDIGHTFANAWNNGSIGTQVIQSLANALNNVLSLIDKMLLSVRRVWGEEGPKFANIFMQALLAGSKVIENVTQQLGWIWDHGGQHAFEGLVKLGLKIGELALFIFTNFVAPFVNWFVNMVAPAISPVLDAVGKLFDVLSSVIDWLMSDGKPVLDVIIIALGSFALAWNGVTIALKTFWGVFNTVKNFGTILSGAFSILLSPIGLVVLGIAAVIAIGILLYKNWDTVSAFLVKCWNAIKDTAAYVWNGIKDFFSKLWDDLKDFFATWGPVLLVIIAPFIGIPLIIKKHWEEIKGFFSDIWSNLKATVNDGVANIKDKIGEMKQDIQEKWSSIKQNTQSTWDNIKQTTSSKWSDMKKGAQTTWNSIGQNIQNSWNNIRQNTSNSLNNLKQNASNTWGVMRSNISSAWDGFKNIISNSSSNTVNNAKNTWNGLINWFRNLPSTFRNLGRDMINALGDGIRNTINSVVDIAKDLGNKILNKIKDIFGIHSPSREMFKVGNYFVQGFTNALKGNDIGSMVKSVFGDVTSLAKGSLGGPLGVMLKPMIDSGAFGKIGGFLKGMTDKGASFLSSMFGGSGGASGNIKSWLSTALALTGQSMSALPALEQIAMHESGGNPKAINLWDSNAAAGHPSKGLMQTIDSTFNAYKLPGMDDIWNPIHNAVASIRYSIARYGSILNVPGIKSMTNGGGYVGYAKGTNSAKKGLAMTGEVGPEMIDFSGGEMVLNLKDTISLISSAVNTIGNIKNAIAGISTIQQPQLSMTGTSSSDTSNEINSLIDEIKELIEAIKKIKGDSPGGNNQPIPDINLDLLIRIGDTPLGKAAIKAINKLQKQAGKTLIEI encoded by the coding sequence TTGTCTAAAAAGGGAGGTGGAGTTGTGGCAGACAATAATTCTGTGGGTAAAATAAGTTTAGATTTAGAAGTTACCAGTGATTTAGGAAAACAAATAGAACAGGTTGCTAGCAAAATAGGGAATCAATTGGAATCTGCTTTAAAAAATATAGGCAGTGTAGATATTGGAAAGAGTATAACAAATTCTATTGAAAGTTCTATGAAAGCTATGCAGAAAATAATTGAAAAAAATATTAGCGAAGCTATTGAAAAAGGCTTAGCTAATCAAAAGAAGATAAAAGTTCCTGTGGAGTTTGATATGCCTAAAAACTTTAGTATGCCAAAACAAAATTTTAAGGTATCCACAGCACAGCCTAGAGCACCACCTATGCCCAAAATAAATACTGGTGTTAATATGGAAGCTCTAAAAGCTCAAATAGCTAATTTAGGCAAAAGTTTAGATATAACTAATGCTAAAATTGAGCAGCAACAGGCTAAACTTGCAAGCTTAAAAGAATCTTATAATATGGCTTTTGACGGCGCTAGGAAAAATAAGCTTTTAGAACAGATTTTAAAAACTGAAACTAGCATAAATAAGCTTATTGGTCAATCTGACAAGATGGGATTTAAGCTTGCTGACTTGGATAAGCAATTTGATATATTAGGCAGTGCTGCTAAAAATGCAGGCTCAGGCATGAGTGAAGCAGCTACTAAAATGATTGGAATGAGTAGCGCAGCATCTAAAGCTGATAAGCATATGCATAATATGAGTAACTCCACTAAAGATATGCATAGTAATATGAATAATGCCTACGGTGGTATAAGTATGTTCATAAGCAGCATGTTTACATGGGGCTTAATATTCCCTATGGTAATTGGGGGAATTACTTCTTTAGGTAAGTTTATAGGCTCTACACTAATGGTAAATGCCCAGTTTGCAAATAGCTTGAATCAGATTAAAAGCAACCTTTACACAGCATTTATGCCTATATACGAAGCTATATTGCCAGCACTTAATAGCTTAATGAGTGCATTAGCTACCGCCACAGCTTATCTTGCTAGTTTTATAAGTCAGCTTTTTGGTACTACCTATGAAGCTAGTTTTCAATCGGCGAAAGCTATGCAGAATCAAATAGGGGCTATGAACATAGCAGATAAGCAGGCACAAAAGGCAGCTAATAGTTTAGGCGGCGTTGGAAAATCTGCTAAGAAATCAGCGGACCAAACAAAAAAAGCCGCTAAAGAAGTGACAGGAGCTCTTGCAGGATTTGATGAAATTAATAAGTTAAGTCTAGGAAATAACAAAACTGATACTCCGGATACTCCTAAGGAAACTACTCCACCAGGAAGCGGTGTTATAACTCCAATAACTCCTATGGCAAATATGGCACCAATTGAGGCAACAACATCAAAGTGGGCTGATAAATTTAAAGATATATTAGCTAACATATGGAAGCCATTCCAAAATGCTTGGGCTAGAGAAGGGCAGAATACTATTAATGCTGCTAAACATGCACTTAATGGAATACTTGCTTTACTTGGGGCTATAGGAAAAAGTTTTTACACAGTATGGACTAATGGTACCGGAGAAACAACTCTTGTCTATATGCTGAAAATTCTCCAGGATATTTTAAATATTGTTGGAGATATAGGACATACCTTTGCCAATGCCTGGAATAATGGAAGCATAGGAACACAGGTAATACAATCCTTAGCTAATGCCCTTAACAATGTACTTTCTCTTATAGATAAAATGCTATTATCTGTTAGAAGAGTATGGGGTGAAGAAGGCCCCAAATTTGCAAATATATTTATGCAGGCTCTACTTGCTGGAAGTAAAGTTATAGAAAATGTAACTCAACAATTAGGTTGGATATGGGATCATGGAGGACAACATGCCTTTGAAGGTCTCGTAAAACTAGGTCTTAAGATTGGAGAACTGGCATTATTTATATTTACTAATTTTGTAGCACCTTTCGTAAATTGGTTTGTAAATATGGTAGCTCCAGCAATTAGTCCTGTCCTTGATGCAGTAGGAAAATTATTTGATGTATTAAGCAGCGTCATTGATTGGCTCATGAGTGACGGTAAGCCTGTACTGGATGTTATAATAATAGCTTTAGGAAGTTTTGCTCTAGCTTGGAATGGCGTAACTATAGCCTTAAAAACATTTTGGGGCGTCTTTAATACGGTTAAAAATTTTGGAACTATATTAAGTGGTGCCTTTAGTATATTATTATCGCCTATAGGATTAGTAGTATTGGGCATTGCTGCTGTAATTGCAATAGGAATTCTCTTATATAAAAATTGGGATACGGTTTCAGCATTTTTAGTAAAATGTTGGAATGCAATAAAAGATACTGCGGCTTATGTATGGAATGGAATTAAGGACTTTTTCTCTAAATTATGGGATGATCTTAAAGATTTCTTTGCTACATGGGGACCAGTACTACTTGTTATAATAGCTCCATTCATAGGCATACCACTTATTATAAAAAAACATTGGGAAGAGATAAAAGGCTTTTTTAGTGATATATGGAGTAATCTAAAAGCAACCGTAAATGATGGTGTTGCTAATATTAAAGATAAAATTGGAGAAATGAAACAGGATATCCAAGAAAAGTGGAGTTCTATAAAGCAAAATACCCAATCTACATGGGATAATATAAAGCAAACTACTTCATCAAAATGGAGCGATATGAAGAAAGGCGCTCAAACTACATGGAATAGTATAGGACAAAACATACAGAATTCTTGGAATAATATAAGACAAAATACATCAAACTCATTAAATAATTTAAAGCAAAACGCTTCAAACACATGGGGTGTAATGCGTAGCAATATTAGTAGTGCATGGGATGGCTTTAAAAACATCATCAGTAACAGTTCATCTAATACCGTAAACAATGCTAAAAACACATGGAATGGACTTATAAATTGGTTTCGTAACCTTCCTAGTACTTTTAGAAACCTTGGTAGAGATATGATTAACGCTCTCGGTGATGGTATTAGAAATACTATTAATAGTGTAGTTGATATTGCCAAAGATCTAGGTAATAAAATACTAAATAAAATAAAAGATATCTTTGGAATTCATTCACCTTCAAGAGAGATGTTCAAAGTTGGTAATTATTTTGTGCAAGGATTTACAAACGCCCTAAAAGGCAATGACATTGGGTCTATGGTAAAATCTGTTTTTGGAGATGTTACAAGTCTTGCAAAAGGTAGCTTAGGCGGCCCATTAGGTGTTATGCTTAAGCCTATGATTGATTCAGGTGCTTTTGGTAAGATAGGCGGATTTCTTAAAGGTATGACCGATAAGGGAGCATCTTTCTTAAGTAGCATGTTTGGTGGCTCTGGTGGTGCAAGCGGTAACATTAAAAGTTGGCTTTCAACCGCATTAGCTCTAACAGGGCAGTCAATGAGTGCTTTGCCAGCACTGGAGCAAATAGCAATGCATGAATCTGGTGGGAATCCCAAGGCTATTAATCTTTGGGACAGTAATGCCGCAGCAGGACACCCTTCCAAAGGATTAATGCAAACCATAGACAGCACATTTAACGCTTATAAGTTACCTGGTATGGATGATATTTGGAATCCAATTCATAATGCAGTAGCTTCCATAAGATACAGTATTGCTAGATACGGAAGTATATTAAATGTACCTGGTATAAAAAGTATGACAAATGGCGGTGGATATGTAGGATATGCTAAAGGTACTAATAGCGCTAAAAAAGGTCTTGCAATGACTGGTGAAGTAGGTCCAGAAATGATTGATTTTAGCGGTGGTGAAATGGTGCTTAATCTTAAAGACACTATATCCTTAATAAGCAGTGCTGTAAACACCATAGGTAATATAAAAAATGCTATTGCAGGAATATCAACTATACAGCAACCACAGCTTTCCATGACAGGTACTAGCAGCTCTGATACTTCAAATGAAATTAATAGCTTAATAGATGAAATTAAGGAGTTAATTGAAGCTATTAAGAAAATAAAAGGTGATTCTCCTGGAGGAAATAACCAACCTATTCCTGATATAAACTTAGATTTATTAATTAGAATAGGAGACACACCTTTGGGAAAAGCAGCAATAAAAGCTATAAATAAGCTTCAAAAACAAGCAGGAAAAACATTAATAGAAATATAG
- a CDS encoding phage tail terminator protein: MLLSEIKDWLKTKIDCPKWYVGKIDGSQEQCIGIYSVEGGKPNIAVGGLDNTTYATKTISILIHWGKNTTPAEQKAQEVYDVLFGQSAVIAGKRVIQFDMRTSEPIGVGTDNNCIFEFVIETTIIYER; the protein is encoded by the coding sequence ATGTTACTCAGCGAAATAAAAGACTGGCTTAAAACTAAAATAGATTGCCCTAAGTGGTATGTAGGAAAGATAGATGGAAGTCAAGAGCAGTGTATTGGAATCTATAGTGTGGAAGGTGGTAAGCCCAATATAGCTGTAGGTGGATTAGATAACACAACTTATGCTACTAAGACTATATCAATCTTAATTCACTGGGGAAAAAATACTACTCCGGCGGAGCAAAAGGCACAAGAGGTATATGATGTACTCTTTGGTCAAAGTGCTGTTATAGCGGGTAAGAGGGTTATTCAATTTGATATGAGGACCAGCGAACCTATAGGAGTAGGAACAGATAACAACTGTATTTTTGAATTTGTAATTGAAACAACAATAATTTATGAAAGGTAG
- a CDS encoding Gp15 family bacteriophage protein, with amino-acid sequence MYDDWGLIEASFTAQYGIRLRNEPDMSWGEFCTLLGGIMPKTPLGQIVSIRSEEDKDMLKHFTKEQRRIRNEWRSRQIRNMSDEEKAAQVKEIEQMFAKAFG; translated from the coding sequence ATATATGATGACTGGGGGCTTATTGAAGCCAGTTTTACCGCCCAATATGGTATTAGATTAAGAAATGAACCCGATATGTCCTGGGGTGAATTCTGTACTCTACTCGGTGGAATAATGCCTAAAACTCCACTAGGACAGATAGTTAGTATTCGTAGTGAAGAGGATAAGGATATGCTTAAGCACTTTACTAAAGAGCAACGTAGAATAAGAAATGAGTGGAGAAGTAGGCAGATAAGAAACATGTCTGATGAAGAGAAAGCAGCACAGGTTAAAGAAATTGAACAAATGTTTGCAAAAGCTTTTGGTTAA
- a CDS encoding phage tail tube protein, translating into MAFTGGVYPVFNIQFQIGVLGRTSSETDMKTIKDMETFSPSIDGNIEEWTPMDTEGWVRRLMTGKGFTIGLNGKRNVGDPGNDYVAGLAWKSGLDCSSKSAIIFPNGAKLEFDCIVNVTTPFGGDSTNVSGLELELQSDGKPTYTPAPAIP; encoded by the coding sequence ATGGCATTTACAGGTGGAGTTTATCCAGTATTTAATATCCAGTTCCAAATCGGTGTGTTAGGAAGAACTAGCTCCGAAACTGACATGAAAACTATAAAGGACATGGAAACTTTTTCTCCTAGTATTGATGGAAATATAGAAGAATGGACACCTATGGATACAGAGGGATGGGTCCGTAGACTTATGACTGGTAAAGGATTTACTATTGGTCTTAATGGTAAAAGGAATGTAGGAGACCCAGGAAATGATTATGTAGCAGGATTGGCTTGGAAGAGTGGACTTGATTGTTCTAGTAAATCTGCAATTATATTTCCAAATGGTGCAAAACTTGAATTTGATTGTATTGTTAATGTGACTACTCCTTTTGGTGGAGACAGTACAAATGTATCCGGATTAGAGCTAGAATTACAATCAGATGGTAAGCCAACATATACACCAGCACCAGCAATACCTTAA